In a genomic window of Wyeomyia smithii strain HCP4-BCI-WySm-NY-G18 chromosome 1, ASM2978416v1, whole genome shotgun sequence:
- the LOC129718096 gene encoding uncharacterized protein LOC129718096 isoform X2: MYSNKMPKLSAVYISLVLALILVQNANAKRGCAAFGHACYGGHGKRSSAVPEEGLLYGSVNDRLKTGLPPLPYLRLPLMDRGKSLEVAPELRPVSVEAGYRAGDSVDVSDQQEEQNRFDRGVRFAMHAFLRQLMDENRITAQKRQQAEIGFQNSEAGTQVLNAEQK; the protein is encoded by the exons ATGTATtctaacaaaatgccaaaactgtCGGCGGTTTACATCAGCCTGGTTCTCGCGTTAATCCTCGTGCAGAACGCCAACGCAAAGC GAGGTTGCGCCGCCTTCGGTCACGCTTGCTACGGAGGACACGGTAAAAGATCTTCGGCGGTGCCAGAGGAGGGACTACTGTACGGGAGTGTAAATGACCGTTTAAAAACCGGCTTACCGCCGTTACCGTACCTGAGGCTGCCACTCATGGATCGTGGCAAGAGTTTGGAAGTCGCTCCCGAGCTGAGACCGGTCAGCGTTGAAGCAGGTTATAGAGCTGGGGACAGTGTTGACGTCAGTGATCAGCAAGAGGAACAGAACCGATTCGACAGAGGAGTCCGCTTTGCGATGCACGCTTTCCTTCGACAGTTG ATGGACGAAAACAGAATAACGGCACAGAAACGACAGCAAGCGGAAATTGGGTTCCAGAATAGTGAGGCAGGCACGCAAGTGCTGAATGCCGAGCAAAAGTGA
- the LOC129718096 gene encoding uncharacterized protein LOC129718096 isoform X1, translated as MYSFPMYSNKMPKLSAVYISLVLALILVQNANAKRGCAAFGHACYGGHGKRSSAVPEEGLLYGSVNDRLKTGLPPLPYLRLPLMDRGKSLEVAPELRPVSVEAGYRAGDSVDVSDQQEEQNRFDRGVRFAMHAFLRQLMDENRITAQKRQQAEIGFQNSEAGTQVLNAEQK; from the exons aGCTTCCCCATGTATtctaacaaaatgccaaaactgtCGGCGGTTTACATCAGCCTGGTTCTCGCGTTAATCCTCGTGCAGAACGCCAACGCAAAGC GAGGTTGCGCCGCCTTCGGTCACGCTTGCTACGGAGGACACGGTAAAAGATCTTCGGCGGTGCCAGAGGAGGGACTACTGTACGGGAGTGTAAATGACCGTTTAAAAACCGGCTTACCGCCGTTACCGTACCTGAGGCTGCCACTCATGGATCGTGGCAAGAGTTTGGAAGTCGCTCCCGAGCTGAGACCGGTCAGCGTTGAAGCAGGTTATAGAGCTGGGGACAGTGTTGACGTCAGTGATCAGCAAGAGGAACAGAACCGATTCGACAGAGGAGTCCGCTTTGCGATGCACGCTTTCCTTCGACAGTTG ATGGACGAAAACAGAATAACGGCACAGAAACGACAGCAAGCGGAAATTGGGTTCCAGAATAGTGAGGCAGGCACGCAAGTGCTGAATGCCGAGCAAAAGTGA